A genomic window from Flavobacterium phycosphaerae includes:
- a CDS encoding AMP-binding protein, whose amino-acid sequence MKHYEDNFAHHHLPSQDLQPDYAFLDLPQFARSEMLNCVDRLLDHHIKEGRGNNVCLRTFESTWTYNDLFEKANQIAHVLVDDLGLQSGNRVLIRSANNPMMVACWFAILKAGGIVVATMPLLRAKELTTIIDCAEIALAFCDSELADEMQLVKSDFLKKTCFYGNSQLEELMATKPKTFTNYHSKSDSIALIGFTSGTTGLPKMTSHYHKDILNICEAFPNYSLQPTPDDIFTGSPPLGFTFGLGGLVLFPLYFGASTFLIEKPTPDMLLQAIQDHKITICFTAPTAWRVITTKVKEFDISSLRKCVSAGETLPLKVWQDWYEATGLKIIDGIGATEMLHIFISSNEDNMKPGATGVAITGYEAKIIDADGNEVPTNEPGRLVVRGITGCKYLNRIDKQEEYVVNGWNFTGDIFRKDEDGYFWFVARGDDMIISSGYNIGAVEVESVLLTHEEILECAVVGLPDEERGMLVCAHIVLKEQSKATDNMKNHIQHWFKEVAAPYKYPRVIYFTEALPKTETGKIQRFKLK is encoded by the coding sequence ATGAAGCACTACGAGGATAACTTTGCTCACCACCATTTACCCAGTCAGGACCTGCAGCCCGACTATGCTTTCCTGGACTTGCCACAGTTTGCCAGATCGGAAATGCTGAATTGTGTGGACAGACTGTTAGACCATCACATCAAAGAAGGTCGCGGAAACAATGTATGCCTTCGCACCTTTGAAAGCACCTGGACTTATAACGATTTGTTTGAAAAAGCCAATCAGATTGCCCATGTTTTGGTGGATGATTTAGGATTGCAATCCGGAAATCGCGTTTTGATTCGCTCCGCCAATAACCCTATGATGGTAGCTTGTTGGTTTGCGATTTTAAAAGCCGGTGGCATTGTAGTAGCCACTATGCCGTTGCTACGCGCCAAAGAATTAACGACCATCATTGATTGTGCCGAAATAGCACTTGCCTTTTGCGACAGCGAACTGGCAGACGAAATGCAGTTGGTTAAATCGGATTTCCTCAAAAAAACTTGCTTTTACGGCAATTCGCAACTAGAGGAATTAATGGCTACCAAACCTAAGACCTTTACTAATTACCACAGCAAGTCTGACAGCATTGCCTTGATTGGTTTCACCTCAGGCACTACGGGCTTACCCAAAATGACTTCGCATTACCACAAAGACATTCTCAATATTTGCGAAGCGTTTCCCAACTACTCATTACAACCCACCCCTGATGATATCTTTACCGGGAGTCCGCCATTAGGTTTTACTTTTGGTTTAGGCGGCTTAGTATTGTTTCCGTTGTATTTTGGAGCCTCCACGTTCTTAATTGAAAAGCCAACACCGGATATGTTGCTACAGGCAATACAGGATCACAAAATCACGATTTGCTTTACGGCTCCTACGGCTTGGCGCGTTATTACTACCAAAGTCAAGGAATTTGATATCAGCAGCTTGCGCAAATGTGTCTCCGCCGGTGAAACACTACCGCTAAAAGTATGGCAAGATTGGTATGAAGCTACAGGGTTAAAAATCATTGACGGCATTGGCGCTACCGAAATGTTGCATATCTTTATCTCTTCCAACGAAGACAATATGAAACCCGGTGCCACCGGGGTAGCCATCACCGGTTACGAAGCCAAGATTATTGATGCTGACGGGAATGAAGTCCCTACCAATGAACCGGGAAGACTGGTGGTTCGAGGCATTACAGGTTGTAAATATTTGAACCGCATAGATAAGCAAGAAGAATATGTGGTCAACGGCTGGAATTTTACGGGTGATATCTTCCGTAAGGATGAAGATGGGTACTTTTGGTTTGTGGCTCGTGGTGATGATATGATCATCTCTTCGGGCTATAACATAGGCGCTGTAGAAGTAGAAAGTGTCTTGTTGACACACGAAGAGATTTTAGAATGTGCGGTAGTTGGGCTACCTGATGAAGAGCGAGGGATGCTGGTTTGCGCCCATATTGTTTTGAAAGAACAGAGTAAAGCTACAGATAACATGAAGAACCATATTCAACACTGGTTCAAGGAAGTAGCAGCACCATATAAATATCCAAGAGTGATTTATTTTACTGAGGCACTCCCTAAAACAGAGACCGGTAAAATACAACGCTTTAAATTAAAATAA
- a CDS encoding FMN-binding glutamate synthase family protein has product MRKAFLVFAITILAIMGVLTYVNWKFSFLGLIFIPLILMGFYDMYQSKQTIKRNFPLLGRMRYLLEALGPGARQYFIESDTDGKPFNRLQRSLVYQRSKKETDSNPFGTQLDLYEIGYQWINHSIKAIPFSQVNSNPRVKIGSSQCTQPYYASLFNISAMSFGSLSKNAILALNNGAKEGGFYHNTGEGGLSPYHLQGGDVVWNIGTGYFSCRDKDGNFSYEEFVKRATLDNVKMIEIKFSQGAKPGHGGILPKEKVTDEIAAIRLVDKGHDIISPPTHSAFKTPLELMEFVKLLRKGSGGKPIGMKICIGNKSEFIAICKAMVQTKTTFDFITVDGGEGGTGAAPQEYSDHVGMPLRDALAFVYDCLVGFDIKKDIKIICSGKIITGFDIIKTLSIGADLCNSARGMMFALGCIQALECHANTCPTGVATQDPRLTKGLVPEEKSVRVARFQHETVKSAMELMASAGIDHPDKVDRSVVSMRVDRTQIKTFEETYPEPKEGCLLDGSKVPNDMFKFWKRATAESF; this is encoded by the coding sequence ATGAGAAAAGCATTTTTGGTTTTTGCTATTACTATTCTTGCCATCATGGGGGTACTCACCTATGTGAATTGGAAGTTTAGTTTCTTAGGATTGATTTTTATTCCGTTAATCCTAATGGGTTTTTATGACATGTATCAATCCAAGCAAACCATTAAGCGCAACTTTCCGCTCTTAGGCAGAATGCGTTATTTGCTGGAGGCATTAGGACCCGGTGCCCGACAGTACTTTATTGAAAGCGATACCGATGGCAAACCCTTCAACCGTTTGCAACGCAGTTTGGTATACCAAAGAAGCAAAAAAGAAACCGATTCCAATCCTTTCGGAACCCAATTAGACCTATACGAAATAGGCTATCAATGGATTAATCACAGCATCAAGGCGATTCCGTTTTCACAAGTCAACAGCAATCCGAGAGTTAAAATAGGCTCCTCTCAATGCACCCAACCTTACTATGCCAGCCTATTCAACATCAGTGCGATGAGTTTTGGTTCGCTTAGTAAAAATGCCATCTTAGCACTGAACAACGGTGCCAAAGAAGGAGGGTTTTACCACAACACCGGTGAGGGTGGATTATCGCCTTATCATTTACAAGGTGGTGACGTGGTATGGAATATCGGAACCGGATATTTCAGTTGTCGTGACAAAGACGGTAACTTCTCGTATGAAGAGTTTGTCAAAAGAGCTACTTTAGACAATGTGAAAATGATTGAAATTAAGTTCTCTCAAGGGGCAAAACCCGGACACGGTGGGATATTGCCAAAAGAAAAAGTAACCGACGAAATCGCAGCCATCCGTTTGGTGGATAAAGGACACGATATTATTTCTCCGCCGACGCATTCAGCCTTTAAAACACCTCTTGAACTGATGGAGTTTGTAAAATTGCTGCGAAAAGGTTCCGGCGGAAAACCTATTGGCATGAAAATCTGTATCGGTAACAAGTCCGAATTCATTGCTATTTGTAAAGCCATGGTGCAAACCAAAACCACTTTTGATTTCATTACCGTTGACGGTGGCGAAGGCGGTACCGGTGCGGCACCACAAGAATATTCAGACCATGTTGGCATGCCATTGCGTGATGCACTGGCTTTTGTATACGACTGCTTGGTAGGTTTTGATATAAAAAAAGACATCAAAATTATTTGCAGCGGTAAAATCATCACCGGTTTTGATATCATTAAAACACTATCTATCGGAGCTGATTTGTGTAATTCGGCACGCGGTATGATGTTCGCATTAGGGTGCATTCAAGCCCTCGAATGCCACGCTAATACTTGTCCGACCGGCGTTGCAACACAAGATCCGAGACTAACCAAAGGATTGGTTCCTGAAGAAAAAAGTGTGCGCGTAGCCCGTTTCCAGCACGAAACGGTAAAAAGTGCCATGGAACTCATGGCTTCGGCAGGCATTGATCATCCGGATAAAGTAGACCGTAGTGTGGTAAGTATGCGGGTAGATCGAACCCAAATCAAAACTTTTGAAGAGACGTATCCTGAGCCAAAAGAAGGGTGCTTGCTTGATGGCAGTAAGGTGCCCAACGATATGTTTAAGTTTTGGAAACGGGCCACCGCTGAGAGTTTTTAG
- a CDS encoding acyl-CoA thioesterase gives MDNYFTKQEKIRFKHVDYAGIVFYPRFLEMLNDLVEDWFEEALERPFSKIHETNGIPTVDLKVQFKKAARIGELLTKKLWVIRLGGASVTCGFRFEDEQGNTCLEGEVTLVNVGIAEDRNNIKAEPFNEDMKHKIRNYELQITN, from the coding sequence ATGGACAACTATTTTACCAAACAAGAAAAAATACGCTTCAAACACGTGGATTATGCAGGTATCGTTTTCTATCCGCGTTTTCTGGAAATGCTTAATGATTTAGTCGAAGACTGGTTTGAAGAAGCTTTAGAACGTCCGTTTTCCAAAATACACGAAACCAACGGGATACCCACAGTGGATTTGAAAGTACAATTCAAGAAAGCGGCACGCATCGGGGAACTATTGACTAAAAAACTTTGGGTGATTAGACTGGGCGGAGCCTCAGTAACTTGTGGCTTTCGTTTTGAAGACGAACAAGGGAACACCTGCTTGGAAGGCGAAGTAACGCTCGTTAATGTTGGCATTGCCGAAGACCGCAACAACATTAAGGCTGAGCCGTTCAATGAAGACATGAAGCATAAAATCAGGAATTACGAATTACAAATTACGAATTAG
- a CDS encoding carbon-nitrogen hydrolase family protein, whose amino-acid sequence MSIDFKKFKAATVQTSPVFLDVEKTIDKAISFVKEASANGAQLIAFPEVFVAGYPYWNWIMTPVQGSKWYEQLYKNSVAVDDAAMQPLYQAAKAYNMHIVIGINERGDSYGEIYNTNLIIDNKGNLIGKHRKLVPTWAEKLTWTSGDGSSLKVYDTEIGPIGTLACGENTNTLARFTLLSQGELIHIANYISLPVAPPDYDMAEAIKIRAAAHSFEGKLFTIVSCSTISQEIKDALRNDVPNVDELLSRKSSAFSGFIGPNGAVIGTPLIDEEGIVYADIDLEKCIQPKQMHDILGHYNRFDIFDLRVNTAPTRKITFVDNHEEFNKKS is encoded by the coding sequence ATGAGTATAGATTTTAAAAAATTCAAAGCCGCTACGGTACAAACATCACCTGTATTTCTCGATGTAGAAAAAACGATTGATAAGGCCATTTCCTTTGTAAAAGAAGCCAGTGCTAATGGCGCGCAACTTATTGCATTTCCCGAAGTATTCGTAGCGGGTTATCCGTATTGGAATTGGATTATGACTCCGGTACAAGGCAGTAAATGGTATGAGCAATTGTATAAAAACTCGGTAGCCGTTGACGATGCGGCCATGCAACCGTTATACCAAGCGGCCAAAGCGTACAACATGCACATAGTTATCGGTATTAACGAACGTGGTGACAGCTATGGCGAAATTTACAACACCAATTTAATCATTGACAACAAAGGAAACCTGATAGGCAAACACCGAAAGTTGGTTCCGACTTGGGCTGAAAAATTGACTTGGACCAGCGGTGACGGTTCTTCTCTAAAAGTCTACGATACAGAAATAGGCCCTATTGGCACGTTAGCTTGTGGTGAAAACACTAATACTTTGGCGCGTTTTACTTTGCTTTCGCAAGGCGAATTGATTCACATTGCCAACTACATTTCGCTACCGGTGGCGCCACCGGATTACGACATGGCCGAAGCCATTAAAATCAGAGCCGCTGCGCATTCCTTTGAAGGAAAACTGTTTACTATAGTGTCTTGCTCCACCATTTCTCAGGAAATAAAAGACGCGTTGCGCAACGATGTTCCCAATGTAGATGAATTACTCTCTCGTAAAAGCTCGGCTTTCTCCGGATTTATTGGTCCCAATGGTGCGGTAATCGGAACCCCATTAATTGATGAGGAAGGCATAGTGTACGCTGATATCGATTTAGAAAAATGCATCCAACCCAAACAAATGCACGACATTCTTGGACATTACAATCGTTTTGACATTTTTGATTTAAGAGTGAATACTGCCCCAACCAGAAAGATTACCTTTGTAGATAACCACGAGGAGTTTAATAAAAAATCCTAA
- a CDS encoding cupin domain-containing protein: MVNDKRKDVSAAVGWLYTGIQVTRPGESTSAHRHKASALRFIMEGSKGYTVVDGNKIMLEVNDFVITPNSTWHEHGVEPDGQTCIWQDGLDIPLVNALEANDYAVYDGKQPLVAPINHLPLSYGCAGLLPADHQWDKPYSPLFKYSWSKVYPALLEAQIVNHPNAFDGILMQYSNPMTGGHVMQTMGASMQLLPAGFKGKAHKHTGSFVYQCAKGSGYTIINGERFDWKERDIFCVPSWAWHEHHNASETEDACLFSFNDLPVIEGLGLFQGKEYTENNGHQSL, translated from the coding sequence TTGGTAAATGACAAACGAAAAGACGTATCCGCTGCTGTGGGTTGGCTTTACACCGGAATACAGGTAACGCGCCCCGGTGAAAGCACTTCGGCTCACCGCCACAAAGCTTCGGCATTGCGTTTTATCATGGAAGGTTCTAAAGGCTACACAGTAGTTGATGGCAATAAAATCATGCTCGAAGTAAATGACTTTGTGATTACGCCTAATTCTACTTGGCATGAACATGGTGTAGAGCCCGATGGGCAAACCTGCATATGGCAAGACGGTTTAGATATTCCGTTGGTTAATGCTTTAGAAGCCAATGATTATGCCGTATACGACGGTAAGCAGCCTTTGGTTGCTCCGATTAATCATTTGCCATTAAGTTATGGTTGTGCAGGGCTACTGCCGGCTGACCATCAATGGGACAAACCTTATTCGCCTTTGTTTAAATACTCTTGGAGTAAAGTTTACCCTGCCTTACTCGAAGCGCAAATTGTTAACCACCCTAATGCGTTTGACGGGATATTGATGCAGTATTCCAATCCGATGACCGGTGGTCATGTAATGCAAACTATGGGAGCTTCGATGCAATTGTTACCGGCAGGTTTCAAAGGCAAGGCGCACAAACATACCGGTTCTTTTGTCTATCAATGTGCCAAAGGAAGTGGGTATACTATCATTAACGGTGAACGTTTTGATTGGAAGGAACGCGACATTTTCTGTGTACCCTCATGGGCTTGGCACGAACATCACAATGCTTCTGAAACCGAAGATGCTTGTTTATTCAGCTTTAACGATTTGCCGGTGATTGAAGGATTGGGATTGTTTCAAGGGAAAGAATACACTGAAAACAATGGTCACCAATCGTTGTAA